Below is a genomic region from Isosphaeraceae bacterium EP7.
CGCCGCGGAAAAGGCCCACGGCGCCGAGAGCGTGATCGTGGCCGAGGCGCTGGACAACCTCGCCACGGTCGATCATCTGCTGGGAAACGCCCCCAAGGCCGAAGCCTCGTACAAGCGGGCGCTCGCCATCCGCGAGAAAGTCGCCGGCGACAAGCCCGTCGACCTCGCCCCGACCCTGCATAACCTTGGTCTCTTCTACATCGATCAGAAAAATTACGCGGCCGCGGAACCGCTCCTGAAGCGTGCCCTCGACATCAGCACGAAATCGCTGGGCGAAGATCACCCCGACGTGGCTTCCAACCTCGAAGCCCTTGGGTGGCTGTACGCAAGCCAGGACAAGGCCGCCGAGGCGGAGTCGGTGCTGAAGAAGGCCCTGGCACTCTACGAGCTCGACCTCGGCGCGGATCACCCGCACGTGGCGCGATGCAGCTCCAAGGTGGGCCAGGTCTGCTCGACGCTAGGCCATCAGGCCGAGGCCGAGGCCTGCTGCAAGCGAGCGGTGGCCATCTGCGAGAAGGCCGGCAACGATCCGATCGAAACGGCCGTCACCCTCGACGAATACGCAGCCGTGCTCCGCAAGGCGGGCAAGAAGGACGAAGCCGAGGCGGCCGAGGCCAAGGCCAAGACCCTCCGCAAGTCTCACGAACCGGCCAAAGCCCCGAAACGCTGAACTTCGGGCAAACCAGCGAGTCGGCCCGGTGTCACTCACCCAGGGGGAGGTCTTCTGACCATCATGACGCCGGACACAGCCGGACCCGAGCTGAG
It encodes:
- a CDS encoding tetratricopeptide repeat protein, which translates into the protein MKDLKVWLAVILLGAFALAEGTTHAADWKSEHDAGWAAYKEGRLDDAERHLKLAEAEAKKLGEQDLGLATTLDHLAWVFCAEGKCDEAVTLAKSALAIREKALGKDHPDVLVSLNTVACAFDAAGQPAEAKPAYESYLAAAEKAHGAESVIVAEALDNLATVDHLLGNAPKAEASYKRALAIREKVAGDKPVDLAPTLHNLGLFYIDQKNYAAAEPLLKRALDISTKSLGEDHPDVASNLEALGWLYASQDKAAEAESVLKKALALYELDLGADHPHVARCSSKVGQVCSTLGHQAEAEACCKRAVAICEKAGNDPIETAVTLDEYAAVLRKAGKKDEAEAAEAKAKTLRKSHEPAKAPKR